From Impatiens glandulifera chromosome 7, dImpGla2.1, whole genome shotgun sequence:
ttattaattgaatttatgttaaattcgaacataattaataaaaaaaattacaaatgtAGGTAAGTTTACAAGTAGGTAGTGTGTTATTTACTAAATGAATTGAAtgaactattaaaaaaaaaaaaaaagtcattatCTTGACAGCACAAAAGGGTCATGTTCTTATTGTGTTAGTTATATATGTCATTTATGATAATTGAATTCATTTATTGAATGGATTGAATTTCATAATTCAATTCTATTGTGTAAGATTATTCATAAGGAAttgtcaaataaattaatagtttttatttgaattgaaaaatgaaagaaaaaaatagactGAATTGAAGATGAAAGCAGATTTGGCGGGCGGATAGAGGTCTTTGATGTCGCGTAATTATAGTTtctagataataaataataaataattaataattaagaaaaagcCAAGTCcttaagagagagagagtggtCACTTCAATATGAGACTGACAACCAATGggaaaataacattttattttcagattaaatatattcaaactaatgcttccaaatataataattatatattatatttatatagactaattttttctctattaattttattaaggaATAATACCCATGTTTTATAATctccaaatttatttttaaaaccaacTCTTCTCTACCGTACaaaagagaatatattataGAAGAAGATTTCCAAATGAAGAAAACTTTGAAAATTGCATGGAACTATAAGTTAAATTCATTAGAATTATTCCACTTGTTATTCATACTATAAGAGCATACATTTTATTCACATAAAGGTACAAAGctctttgataaaaaaaaataatttaaaaataagtgtAATTTATTTggacaatattaataaaaatagggGGAAAATAAATTGAgacatgaaataatttatttattcattaatcatgaaattgtttaaaaatatttataaagtactTTTCCAAACACTTGTGTCCAATCCACATTGCATCCATTCAAACACGTTCACACACATttagacaaatatatataagttcaCACACACATATTAAGCACAAAAAGaatcttatatttctttaatttgaacTTTTGTCTTTAAAAGCACTTTTGTTTTGCTTAACTTGTTTACTTAGGCTTCTCATGTATTTGTTAATTAGAATAatcataaactatttaaaaaataattgaattagaaTAATCTAtggaatatttataaaaaaaaaattaaattgatattGAATATTTGGAAGTGGGTAACAAAAATTTGattggtattaatatataattgtttttttttaaaaagatactgaatatatatatatatatatatttgttaatgaactaattaatttaattaatgagaaaatgaataaaatatattttttttagagaagtctgaataatttattgaatattttgaaaaaaaatcttagtaaaaaatatttaattaagtaattaaattattgaaaaaaatcgTTGCTTCTTACACCGACTTTACACCctcattatttttcaattattgtaaattttgtttttattttttagaaactttaattttagatataaatttgatattttagtttaaattctTTACATCTGGAcgttttaataattaattattatatttttttttatgattaatttttaaaaaaagtttaaaatatattagtatatatatatatatatatatatatatatatatatatatatataaataattcacGGATAATCCCAATTAAGACAAATTAATTCagacataaaattattatgaatagaATGGAAGATAgataaaaagatattaatataagttaattatcactattgttaataataaatatacactgcaaatattaaaatataataatatatattgattgaaTTCGTAGACGTGTGGATCTCTATCCTAAGTTCTATTCATTGGcatgtaatattattattatataggtTAAGTTGATTTCGACATTTCAAATTTGTCGTGTTTGGCTACCATAccataacataaaatattaaaattgtcaACAGAATATCAAATACTTTAATATTCGatttaatcttaaatataatCAGTACAATCATtcttataatatgattaattaaacTAATCACTTTAAATCAATAggtataattaaaaatagatgaAGCATTTTAATAAGTCAATTTTGTTTGACTAATAGCTTAATTTAACCAcattcaataattattaattaaaatgaatttaatatgttaataaatTCATTCAGCTGAAATGCAAATAGtagataaattttaagaaattgaatgtttaatttcttgtcgtatatttttatcatacctttatcattattatttttttacttaaatattttttttataaaatgaacgTGATTAAATTTTGAACAAGGCTATAACTTTGttgggtttttgaaaaaacctaatagagaaaaaattaatgattggtgatgattttgaggaggtgatgattatttttggtaaaaagacttaaaatgtattgatatttatgaataatataaaataataattaaaatagagggtattttagtattttaattaatgaaatgagtgatgtgatggttgagaagtgattgattagaaaattgGTTTTAGATggatcttttaaaaaaaacccaaagagaacaagtCCTATGACTAGAATAATTCTgttgaatttcaattttttttttaattaaaaatcctCCTTTATCacattaactattattttttaattcatttcactcaaataataattttttaaaagctCCATCagatgaaaataacaaataaaaaataaaaaaacaagaatgATTAACTCTtctccataataataataagtatgatatatatcttatatatcAAACATTTcactcaaataattaattaaagtaacaCCAATTATTGTCACTAATTCACtcactcaaataaataattgactaaaatattatatatataattatgaaactAGCACCAATTATTGTCAATTAAAAGTACtaggttaaaatttaaaatttaaatacaaattattaattcaacaaattaaaaattttaaataagttatattgaattgattttttttttcaattataaataaattgtgaaATTATCCACCCCAAACTATAGTGAATAGGGGTCCCCACATTGTTATTGACCTTCAAGActtgaaaattgaattattcaaaattgAAATGTTCAATAGTCAATCGGGCAGAAGAAATAGACCACACTTAATTAAACCTTCTAACTGACCATTCAACTTACATGAGATTGTTACATTGATCCTCAAACTTCAAAATTAGTACAAAAATGAAGATCAACAATTAACCGTAGTTTTTCTTGATGCTGCGTCAATAAAAATTGGTTATTAATCGATTCAGTTATCATGTTTATCCAACTTATTCGCTAAACCCTAATACACAATCGGTACATGTGCATAATAATAACACTAACTCAATTATTGGTTTTACTTTTGTTAGCATCAACTATCgataataaatacaaaatgaCAACACTTCAATTATATAGAATAAACtgtaattaaattcaaaaaagaagaaagaaaataaagtgtaatattaataaaattaattgatgatgTTGTATTTAATAGCAATAACTCTGAGGCAAGATTGTCAATGTTGTGGGACTGGTTCAACCATTTTAATGGATGAAAAATTCAATTGTCTATTCTGAccacaataataattataataataatagacaaatTTGATCCCTACTTATTTTGGATTCTTGTTTGGGGACATGATTCTTAATTTTaggttttttctttatttattttaaaatatttcaggttaagaaataaaaatatataattttgattaaaagattgaaataatggAAGAAGCTATATTGGTGCCAATTACCATATTGTCCACAATTTTTGGAAGCTTCTAACTACCTAGGGGGGGTGTTCTGTCAATATGATATAGGTTCGGTTAGTCGGTTAATGAAGAAACATGTATGCCTTATTTTCAATTGAAATCTCACATGGATCCACACCTAGATAAGAAATCAACAGGAATGGTGTTTCAAAAAGAAACTACATTGCTACACATGGGTTCATGTGAAAGCTAATTCTCTGTTTAGGACAAAACAAAAAGCATAAAAGAGACAAGAAGATAGCTGCATAATTAAGGAAGGAAGTATTGACCTTTGTCTATAGAACTTCTTCTTCTGGTTTGGCAATGTCAGCCACAAAGACACTACCCGAATCACACCATCCACCTAAAACGTCTCTGTCTGCACACTGTGCTCAAATATCCATTTGTTAAAAAATGAATCGAACCTTAAAAGACCAGAAATGTTTTAGAAGAATAAGAGAGCCTTTACCTTGCTAAATCCAAGCCAGTTTGAATCGCCTCTAAATGAGACTGTTTTTTCTCCATTCTTCCACTTTCCACCAAACACCTGTGTTCGAAACATAATTCTGATTACTTATTTCAACAAAGAAACGTGTTCTTAACGAGAATTGTACGTTGGTCTCTTCTATCAAAGAGACtttctttttattgtttttccTTGAGCCCTTTAGAGAAGATGGCTCAACTATTCTACTTGCGCTTATCATTTCAGGTTTATACATACAAAAAGAGAAATCACCTCATAATCGATGCCTTGCACATAAATATATTCTGGATCAATTGAAGAGAAAAATAGTCCAGTAATCTACAGCAATAAAGATTAAGAAATCATTTATCCATAGaaaatatgagagaaaaaaacttacatttcatttttctttaatcCAATAAACTGGGATCTGAGAAATGTAAGGCAcgataatatttatatgttacaGAAGACTGTTACAAACCTCGTATTTTGAGCAATGTACCCATCTCGATAACGCCGCCCACCTATAACAACAGAAGAAGTCGATTTTTATTAAGTTAGAAAAAACAAATGTGAAATGCAAATTTGCAACCAGAATTGGACTGGAAGAACAACAGGCCTATCCATAACTGACCTGCGAGGATCATATATGGTCACAGTACGATCTGCTCCACCAATAGCGATCCCAGTTGAAGAATTGCTGATGGCATAAATGGTATCCCCAACTGATCCACATATCCGATTCACACAACCACCGTTCTCTTTCATTCTCAAGTCCCATATGGAGAGCTGCAATAGTccaaaaccattaattaacAGTAATTGTGGAAGTAACAAACTTTTTCAATTCTCAAACAATACATGGATGCAAATGTTTAGTTGCATAAATTTGCTGTACCTGACAACCTTCTGCCACAGCTACTACTGAACTCTCGTCAACATTATCCAAATTCTGCATAAAACTTAATGATGATGGATACAACAATCTGCAAAGAGGCTATATCAACAAGATTATATAGCTCAAGATGTTAATCATGAAAATGACTTAAACATGGATCCAAgcccttgtttgatgaagggttatttggatttcCTCATTCTCATCAACAATCacttcattaatcaaaataacaaattaccccaaaagagtattttagtcatttaaccccaaataatccactttttcatcaaacaaggttttcTCCAAAAAAGttaactacatcaaacaagcacAAGACTTGGACCTTGTTTTATGAATGGTTATTAGgatttaatcaaataatcttGTATCCCATCATGAATCAGAACACcaaattacccttactttatattttctaacattTGAAATGTTAAATACAATGGATATTTTATCATCTAACCCAAATAACCCCACATAATCtactctctttttctttttatcaaataaggtttattttcacaaaaaaaaaacaaaagacctacatcaaacaaactcttagcCCAGTGAAGCTTTGTTTTCAAATGAGAGGTTATGATTATCCAAACAAAAGACTTATATGCCCTAAATATGATTAATcaagtgaaaataaaattaaagaagacagccctaaaaagtaaaaaacacaaAACTAAGTACCAGATTCTATTTACTTACGTGTGTAGTGTCCGAAGGTGAGTATCTTCATCATATACATCAATACTCTTACAGAAGCTCCGAGCTACAACAGCCTTGTTGAACACAAACAGAATATTGTTGATGTGAGAATTGATTACAGCGACGATAAAAATCTGTATATGTTGGCTAACAAAAAGATATACTATAATTCTAATTAAACCAAATCAAACTAGTTTTGCAACAATCCCCACTAAAATCCAAGTTTATAAAATCTCAAACAACTTGTATTGGTAACGACAATATCAACCTTCATTACAGACAGCTCTTAAACAGTAACAAGTGGCAACAAATGAGAGAACCCCTATAATTCAGCTAACTCAcctagggcttgtttgatgtggattatttggattaaatccaaCATCATCAATTCATCCAACAAATTACTCAAAGTATCagttaaaatactaaaatacagtTTTCTTtataccatttaaaaatatcaaatattaaggGTGTTAACCAAATATTTCCCTTTCCACTCAAAcgaaattattttcaaataaccctacatcaaacaagccctaaataAACCATGAGAAAGGGGCAACTTACCCTGGACCAGTGGGTGGGACTGAAACAGAGCCCTGACCAACTGCCCTCTCCAACACCACAATCTCGAGGCAATGCTGAAAATGTAACTCTATCAACATCTGAAATCAATGATCATAATGACTAAGTTattcatcaaattattaatttttattattatgcttttataattaaatatgcaTAAGATGAAATAGTATGTTGGTGGCATGACCAAGACAATTAATTGGATGCCTAATGGAAAATATCCAAAATGTGAAGCTAACCAGAAACATATGATAGAATTTACATGTGCTTGggagaaattaaaatatgagaTATATAGAATATTATCTAACGAACAAACATAAAGATAGAGATTGTAAGGGGTGAACAAATCAGCAATAGTAGTAACCATTTTCAAATAGATAAGCTACGAAAAGGAGTGATACCAATTGATACTCATACCTTTACCACTCGAATCTAGTTTTGAGACGATAAGGTGACCATAAGAATCTACACTTCCTAATATTAAGCTGTCATTCCCTGCAAATAAAGTCAAGATTTTAAATGGTAGATCAACTTAAACAACATTCTATCGAGGTTGAAGAAATACAGACAGGTGTGGAGTTTTATCATGTTTTGTAACTAGATTCTAAAATAACATCCACATGCTTCAAGTGTTCTATACAACATTTCTGATGCCATATTTCTACAAACATTATGTCAGTGATAAAATGTCTGCATATAGGTTTACTATCTGAACATAGACAATCAAATGGAAAAGAACCATTAAAATAcatatgtttcaatttttttcttactaTCAGTTCCGGCAAGCGCTATACTCTGAATTTCTGACCTATGAGGACAACGGTTCACTACAGAGGCATCCAACATctgcaaataaaaaaataaaaataaaaaaaaactcagtTGGATCAACATTCTAGGGAAGAATTATCACATAAGACGTGACAGGGAGTTAACCTGAGCGTTTTCAGGAATCAACAGTCCTTCTTTTCCTTGATTTACCAAAGCATCCTCCATGGATATCTGCACATGGAAGAAATGCATTACAAAATCGATATTAAAACAAGTAGGAAACTGAAATTGCTGTGAATTGAACTGACAAAAGCATGGAAGAAACCTCAATTCTGTAAATGCGAGAACCGGAAGCAACATAAATCCAGCATGAGGCACCATCACTGTCAACCTGCAGGACACGAAAGGGAAACCGAATTGAGCAAGGACGTGCATTTTACATTGCAGGAAAGTCGAAAACTCAAGTAATGGTTGATATATAATGATAACGATGTAGGATTCAACAGAGAAGTTTAGGAATTACATGGAGCGCGAGTCGAGTGGATTGAACAGAGCCAGGAGATGGATGTTCAAGAAGAGAGACGGGAATTACTGCCTTCCGCAGGCTCTTTGCTTCAAGCATCTCTCGCTTCTCTAACTCTGCCGGCGGCGGCGGCTAAGTATTCAGAGTAGGCGTTGCGCCGAAGAAGAAGACCGGACTAGTTCCctcttgaaaaataatttgagaaataaaggttttatttattattatcaagtaaaaggttattaatttttttaaattggaatatatatatattaaaaaatataataatatgtttatacaCACGATAAAacataacattataaaataaaaaagtcacaaaaacaagaaaataaaaaaataatacaaacgcATGAATTTGTAATCACTTGAGAATAACTATTAACTCTCCGACCTTCTACATCGATTTTCCTAAATGAATCTaaaaaacgtcataataatatttattattaataatatgcaTTACAAGACTATAATCATTGAGGGGATGCTTCGTATGTGGTTTGTACTCAGAAAtgggaaagaaaataaaatgaattgttTGGTTAATGGGTTTTATTCCAGAACATTAATTTAATTCCCGGATATTTAAGAATTATTCATTCATCGGATATTTAAGAATTATTCATTCATCTTTAAATCTGTAGGTCTCTATATTAGTTGTTTCAATACAAAATTTTCGACAATTACCAGGGCATCACCtcgacaatacaaaagtaagtttattaatatatacaattttccCGCAGTAAGATTCAAATTTTGAggtattacaaaaataaactaGTACAAAGCAACTTTAGTAGAGTAATTTTAATGGCAGACAAAATAACATCACCTTATTATTTGTCAAATtttgatccaaatataaaaATCCAGATAAAATTACACTTGGTTGAAAAGTGAATTATTGACAGTTTCAAAATAGACCAAACTATGCAATATCTTCTGGTGAGTAAAGAGTGtctaaaaaacaaacaaacaaaacacaGAATAAAAACATACATAATAATACACAGTACACACACAACATAAACAAAAAGCATAGAGAATATAGTCAGTCAGACAGTCATTCACATGCCAGTTTGGTGTCGAAACTGCTTAAACAGATCGCAAACGCCTGAAACGCAGACAAAGGATACCTATAATCCATGGTAAACATATCCTTCCCAACCTTACCAAACTGCAATATTATCTTGTCATGGTCAGACCTACCACCCGGTGGTACCACAACCGCAGCAGTCGGCTGTGCGGCTGCAGCAATCAGCTGAAAATTCTTAACCGAAGCCACCGTAACCCTCCCTCTAAAATTCAAGCACCAGCACTGCAATTGCTCGTGCCATCTGGGTGGCTTATTCCGTAGGACCAAAGGTCTGCTTTTCGCCTCCACCGGCTCGTGCGAGTGCGAGCCCACGTCGGATGAGAACCGAGAGCTGCTGAATTCGTTGGTCAGCCCTTCCAACGATTTGGAAAACGAGATGCTACGAAACGAATCCTCTAAGGGACGTTGGAGAAGCTCGGGCTGCCCGGGAACAGCGCCTCCGGGATCGAGGGACGAGATAGGGATAGAGTGCATGGTGCAGTTCATTTTGCGGGGCCCTCTCGTTCCCAACACGTTTAGCTCGTAGGTTACGTGGGCTATGTTGTAGCTTCCGGTTGGGACTTTTGGGGAGACCTTTTTCGAGCTGCTGAACCTACGGCTGCTCGTATTGACAGGTACGTGATGATGATTGTCGTTGTTATTGTATGGCGGTTGGGTGTCATATATAATGAACTTCGTCCCCAGGAAATTTGACCTGACAGACAACCAACACAAAGCCCCAATTGGAAACACAGTAAGTTTATGTATGAAAATGCAGGTTATTTGGTAAatgactaaaataccctttGTAGTAATATTTTAAGATGTTAAGTAAGGGCATTTGAGTCAATAATTTCATTTCATCAAACTAGACCTatttagtttccaaacataaTCACAATTtctaaattcataaattatgtATCATTGTAGATTTTCCCTTGCTCAACACCAAAATATACTCATCTTCTAACAACCAACTCGACTTGATTCAGAAGAACATGAACGAAAGCATTTACCTCAGTTTGCCAATGTAAGTATTGGTAGATCTCGATATGTTCTCGATATCCATGGAGATAACATACTCAGTGCAAGTAGTTCGCCTATTTCGTTTAGCAGAAAGAAGGAATTTCCCATTTTCAACCAGCAAAGCTGAAAATCCATTCAACAACAATTAGAAGTTAGAAAAACCCTTACAATCGTATGACAAACGAAGACAAACTCTAAATAAAACAAGAAGCATATACCAGTGCTGAGCGAAAGGTAAAGATGGTAAGTTAATTTAGACTTGTCTCTCTTAATGAAGCATTGAACAGTCCCATCTCTAGGACCAGGCTGCAATCAAAGAAGAAACAtcttaataaattcaatttcaTGGCTCTATCAatgacaattttcaaattacaTTGAAAAATCTCAACCTGTTTAAGCGAAACAGGGAAGGTAAGCCTCCCAGAGAAT
This genomic window contains:
- the LOC124945494 gene encoding uncharacterized protein LOC124945494; amino-acid sequence: MLEAKSLRKAVIPVSLLEHPSPGSVQSTRLALHVDSDGASCWIYVASGSRIYRIEISMEDALVNQGKEGLLIPENAQMLDASVVNRCPHRSEIQSIALAGTDRNDSLILGSVDSYGHLIVSKLDSSGKDVDRVTFSALPRDCGVGEGSWSGLCFSPTHWSRAVVARSFCKSIDVYDEDTHLRTLHTLLYPSSLSFMQNLDNVDESSVVAVAEGCQLSIWDLRMKENGGCVNRICGSVGDTIYAISNSSTGIAIGGADRTVTIYDPRRWAALSRWVHCSKYEITGLFFSSIDPEYIYVQGIDYEVFGGKWKNGEKTVSFRGDSNWLGFSKCADRDVLGGWCDSGSVFVADIAKPEEEVL
- the LOC124945307 gene encoding tubby-like F-box protein 8, with the translated sequence MSFRNIMRDVRDGFGSLSRRSFEVRLPGNHHRGKSHGAVHELHDHQINPVIQNCCWASLPPELLRDVIKRLEASESNWPARKHVVACAAVCKSWREMCKEIVLNPEFSGRLTFPVSLKQPGPRDGTVQCFIKRDKSKLTYHLYLSLSTALLVENGKFLLSAKRNRRTTCTEYVISMDIENISRSTNTYIGKLRSNFLGTKFIIYDTQPPYNNNDNHHHVPVNTSSRRFSSSKKVSPKVPTGSYNIAHVTYELNVLGTRGPRKMNCTMHSIPISSLDPGGAVPGQPELLQRPLEDSFRSISFSKSLEGLTNEFSSSRFSSDVGSHSHEPVEAKSRPLVLRNKPPRWHEQLQCWCLNFRGRVTVASVKNFQLIAAAAQPTAAVVVPPGGRSDHDKIILQFGKVGKDMFTMDYRYPLSAFQAFAICLSSFDTKLACE